In Candida orthopsilosis Co 90-125, chromosome 4 draft sequence, a single genomic region encodes these proteins:
- a CDS encoding Prp8 protein (protein similar to S. cerevisiae Prp8p): MGRKLPPPPPPHPGVSSNNGNGTAKRRHVVPPPPPLPSGEKVSPKMMVSTSKQTPPPPPPPPANKIASKHQIPPPPPPRSTTDSSRSNTPVLNFEPTEHELKVGKRKWNQMQKPRDKTSKQTKGVVAAGPKPEMPPQHLRKIMIDHADLSSRNVNADKRSHLGALKYLPHALLKLLENMPQPWEQIKEVKVLYHRTGAITFVNEIPRVIEPVYIAQWAATWNMMRREKRDRKHFKRMRFPPLDDEEQFLDWTQNFDDVEPPAAIKSGQIEQMDDLQDWFYDEKPLVGDRDVVNGDSYRSWNLDATTMDKLYNISKPLLTNTNHSFDKRELFTAKSLNVSIPGGPKFEPLFKESVINPEYEDFTEFNSLDRIIIRGPIQTEYKVDFPYLYNSFVKKISLAPIRTNMNCQEGSIEHEISEGLSAFTFNTNYNPVIKRKSDSKKMAEDMHLDVKPFFSTSTQNRSIAPSLNEPQNLRASLDLLSAPYPFNIRSGRTKRAEDVAITKSWYKNRAPRSSPLKVRVSYQKLLKNYVSNELKSTKAKRARASKKVNLLKSLRNTKYFQETRIDWVEAGLQVCRQGFNMLNLLIHKRGLTYLHLDYNFNLKPTKTLTTKERKKSRFGNAFHLIRELLRAIKIIVDCHIQFRLGNVDAYQLADGIYYVLNHLGHLTGIYRYKYKVMHQIRQCKDFKHIVYHRFNKLIGKGPGCGFWQPAWKVWIFFLRGTIPLLERWLGNLIARQFEGRRQNDVAKTITKQRVDSYYDLELRAQVMHDILDMIPEGLKQTKSKTILQHLSEAWRCWKANIPWKVPGLPEPIEKIIERYVKAKADGWISVAHYNRERIRKGTHVEKTVAKKNLGRLTRLWIKKESERQTDFGKNGPYVSPDEAIHVFQTTVGWLESRKFSPIPFPPISYKHDTKLLTLALENLKANFNANAKLNSAQREELALIEEAYDNPHECLARVKKHLLTQRIFKEVGLDMMDFYSHLVPAYSVDPLEKITDAYLDQYLWYEADKRKLFPNWVKPADDEIPPLMVYKWCQGINNLQNVWKTSEGECNVMLETKLSQFSDKIDFTLVNRLLRLVMDTNIADYITAKNNVNLTYKDMNYVNQYGIVRGLQFSSFVYQYYGLIVDLLILGLDRATELAGPPQNPNNFLQFKDVATQCTSPIRLYSRYMDKIHIFFRFDNDEADELIDDFLEENPDPNYSNVVGYNNHRCWPKDSRMRLIRHDVNLGKAVYWEIKSRIPKSLTTIEWEDTFSSVYSRDNSNLLFEMCGFEVRILPKIRAKETTSSQENVWDLVDQTSKERTARAYLQVSQEAIDNFNNRIRQILMSSGSTTFTKVAAKWNTALIALVTYFREAAIATPSLLEVLIKCETKIQNRVKMGLNSKMPTRFPPAVFYTPKELGGLGMLSASHVLIPESDLRWSKQTDTGITHFKAGMSHQEEKMIPTIFRYVTTWENEFLDSQRVWAEYAIKREEALQQNRRLTFEDMEGNWDRGIPRISTLFQKDRHTLAYDKGHRVRREFKHFSTGRFNPFAWTNNHHDGKLWNLNAYRTDVIQALGGIETILEHTLFKGTGFDSWEGLFWEKASGFEDSLKFKKLTNAQRSGLSQIPNRRFTLWWSPTINRANVYVGFLVQLDLTGIFLHGKIPTLKISLIQIFRAHLWQKIHESVVQDLCQVLDKELEVLQIDNVEKQAIHPRKSYRMNSSTADIVLTSTYKWNVSKPSLLNDKNDEMILPAKKFWIDVQLRYGDYDSHDISRYVRSKYLDYTTDGTSSYPSPTGIIIAIDLAYNMYDVYGNWFPGLKPLIHNAMREIMKANPALYVLRERIRKGLQLYHAQPQEAFLNSNNYAELFNNETQLFIDDTNVYRVTVHKTFEGNLATKPINGCVFILNPKTGQLYLRIIHTSVWAGQKRLSQLAKWKAAEEVTALIKSLPREEQPKQLIISRKGMMDPLEVHMLDFPNISIRPSELHLPFASVMKIDKLSDIVLKANEPQMALFNFYDDWLTRISPYTAFSRVILILRALGFDPEGVKQIIWPNNDVITESHHIWPTMTDEQWIEVESKLRDLILEEYSKKYNLDVQSLTQSEIRDLILGQDVRQSTIRRQEIAEVEKSGGQVENKEITAQKSTSTNIHGEQIVTVTTTNYEQATFSSRNEWRNRALAANNLHLRAKNIYVASEEFVDDDSYTYVMPKNILQKFIQVSDLRIQVGAFLYGKSPAGHSEVKEIKCLVFVPQLGSTNSIQFPRTQPEYEGYLKEESLELLGWIHSQSQDFDYMTSYDVTIQSRLLERYDPRFIDMTASYTPGSVTLSAFELSEKGFEWGKSNKDMISDSPEGFEKTFSRKSQLIMSDKVIGTYMVPEDEIWNYFFMGAIFNANDMYNLKVDIPLSFYDAVHRPIHFTNFAQLEVGNEEEANQEDLFS, translated from the coding sequence aTGGGACGCAAgctaccaccaccaccacctccaCATCCAGGAGTCTCATCAAATAATGGAAATGGCACGGCGAAAAGGAGACATGTTGTtcctccaccaccacccCTACCTTCTGGAGAAAAAGTTCTGCCAAAAATGATGGTGTCTACATCTAAGCAAACACCACcgccaccaccaccaccaccagcaaaTAAAATAGCATCGAAGCATCAGATACCGCCACCTCCCCCACCACGAAGTACAACAGACCTGTCGAGATCGAATACACCTGTACTAAACTTTGAACCAACTGAGCATGAATTAAAAGTTGGGAAACGAAAATGGAATCAGATGCAGAAACCAAGAGATAAAACTTCAAAGCAAACTAAAGGAGTTGTTGCGGCTGGACCCAAGCCGGAGATGCCACCTCAACATTTGCGGAAAATCATGATTGATCATGCAGATTTGAGTCTGCGAAATGTGAATGCAGACAAACGATCTCACTTAGGGGCATTGAAGTATTTACCACATGCATTGCTAAAATTGTTAGAGAACATGCCTCAACCTTGGGAACAAATAAAGGAGGTTAAGGTGCTATATCATCGAACAGGTGCCATCACGTTTGTTAACGAAATTCCAAGAGTTATAGAACCTGTATATATTGCACAATGGGCGGCAACTTGGAACATGATGAGGAGGGAGAAGAGGGATCGAAAGCATTTCAAGCGTATGAGGTTTCCACCATTGGATGACGAAGAACAGTTTTTGGATTGGACGCAAAACTTTGATGACGTTGAACCACCAGCTGCTATAAAATCAggtcaaattgaacaaatggATGATCTACAAGATTGGTTTTATGATGAAAAGCCGTTAGTGGGCGATAGAGATGTAGTGAATGGTGATTCATATCGTTCTTGGAACCTTGATGCCACTACCATGGACAAATTGTACAACATATCGAAACCTTTGTTGACAAATACCAATCactcatttgataaaaggGAGTTATTCACGGCGAAAAGTTTAAATGTGTCTATACCTGGTGGCCCTAAATTTGAACCTTTGTTCAAGGAAAGCGTTATCAATCCTGAATATGAAGACTTTACAGAATTCAACTCACTTGACagaatcatcatcagagGTCCGATCCAAACTGAGTATAAAGTTGACTTTCCATATTTGTACAATTCCTTTGTGAAAAAGATATCACTTGCTCCGATACGAACAAATATGAATTGTCAAGAAGGATCGATTGAACATGAGATTTCCGAAGGACTTTCGGCTTTTACATTCAACACAAACTATAATCCAGTGATTAAGAGAAAACTGGACAGTAAGAAGATGGCAGAAGATATGCATTTGGATGTGAAACCATTTTTTAGCACTTCAACGCAAAATAGACTGATTGCTCCATCGCTAAATGAACCACAAAATCTCAGAGCATCTCTCGACTTATTGTCTGCCCCATATCCATTCAACATACGCAGTGGCAGAACCAAGCGAGCGGAAGATGTTGCAATAACAAAATCCTGGTACAAAAATCGCGCACCAAGATCAAGTCCACTCAAGGTGAGAGTTTCgtatcaaaaattgttgaagaactATGTGCTGAATGAACTTAAGAGCACCAAGGCTAAAAGAGCAAGGGCTTCTAAGAAGGTGAATCTTTTGAAGAGCTTGCGCAATACGaaatattttcaagaaacACGCATTGATTGGGTGGAAGCCGGTTTACAAGTTTGCCGACAAGGGTTTAACATGTTGAACTTGTTGATACATAAGCGTGGATTGACGTATTTACATTTGgattacaatttcaatttgaaaccaactAAAACGTTAACCACTAAGGAGAGGAAGAAATCGAGATTTGGTAATGCATTCCACTTGATTAGGGAGTTATTAAGAGCCATTAAAATTATCGTTGACTGCCATATACAATTTCGATTAGGAAATGTGGACGCATATCAGTTGGCCGATGGTATTTACTACGTGTTGAACCACTTGGGTCATTTGACAGGAATATATCGGTATAAATATAAAGTTATGCATCAAATTCGACAATGCAAAGATTTCAAACACATAGTCTACCACAGATTCAACAAGCTTATCGGAAAAGGTCCTGGGTGTGGATTTTGGCAACCTGCATGGAAAGTTTGGATATTCTTTTTGAGAGGAACAATTCCTTTGTTGGAAAGATGGTTGGGAAATTTAATTGCAAGGCAATTTGAAGGCAGAAGACAAAATGACGTTGCTAAAACTATTACAAAGCAAAGGGTTGACTCATATTACGATTTGGAATTGAGAGCACAAGTGATGCATGATATATTGGACATGATTCCAGAGGGTTTGAAGCAGACCAAATCGAAAACTATACTTCAACACTTGAGTGAAGCATGGCGATGCTGGAAAGCTAATATTCCTTGGAAAGTCCCTGGATTGCCTGAACCAATTGagaaaatcattgaaagaTATGTCAAAGCTAAAGCAGACGGTTGGATTTCCGTCGCGCATTACAACCGAGAACGTATCAGAAAAGGAACCCACGTTGAAAAGACAGTTGCTAAAAAGAATTTGGGTCGTTTGACTAGGTTGTGGATCAAGAAGGAGCTGGAGAGACAGACTGATTTCGGGAAAAATGGACCTTATGTCTCACCAGATGAAGCAATACATGTTTTCCAAACTACAGTTGGTTGGTTAGAGAGTAGGAAATTCAGTCCTATACCATTCCCACCAATATCTTACAAACATGACACTAAATTATTGACTTTGGCTTTGGAGAATTTGAAGGCAAATTTCAATGCTAATGCCAAATTAAATTCTGCGCAGAGAGAGGAATTAGCGTTGATTGAGGAGGCTTATGACAATCCACACGAATGTTTGGCCAGAGTAAAGAAACACTTGCTCACGCAGAGGATCTTTAAAGAAGTTGGATTGGACATGATGGACTTTTACAGTCATTTAGTGCCAGCATATTCTGTCGATCCACTTGAGAAAATCACTGACGCatatttggatcaataTTTGTGGTACGAGGCAGATAAACGgaaattgtttccaaattgggTTAAGCCAGCCGACGATGAGATACCCCCATTGATGGTTTACAAATGGTGTCAGGGTATTaacaatttgcaaaacGTGTGGAAAACGTCTGAAGGTGAGTGTAACGTAATGTTGGAGACAAAGTTGTCCCAATTTTCCGACAAGATTGACTTTACCTTGGTTAATAGACTCTTGAGGTTGGTTATGGATACTAATATCGCTGATTACATTACAGCAAAGAATAATGTTAACCTTACGTACAAAGATATGAATTATGTGAACCAATATGGTATCGTACGAGGTCTCCAATTTTCCTCCTTTGTGTACCAATATTATGggttgattgttgatttacTTATTCTTGGGTTGGATAGGGCAACAGAGTTGGCAGGTCCTCCACAAAATCCAAACAATTTTCTCCAGTTTAAGGATGTCGCAACTCAATGTACCTCTCCTATTAGATTGTATTCACGCTATATGGATAAAATTCACATTTTTTTCCGGTTTGACAATGATGAGGCGGATGAgttaattgatgattttttggaagaaaatCCCGACCCcaattattcaaatgttgTGGGATATAATAACCATCGTTGCTGGCCGAAAGACTCCCGAATGAGACTTATAAGACACGATGTTAATCTTGGGAAGGCGGTGTATTGGGAAATTAAATCACGTATTCCAAAATCGCTCACCACCATTGAATGGGAGGATACATTTTCCTCAGTGTATTCTCGTGATAATTCTAATTTGTTATTTGAAATGTGTGGATTTGAAGTTCGAATATTGCCAAAGATACGTGCTAAAGAAACTACCTCATCGCAGGAAAATGTCTGGGACTTGGTGGATCAAACTTCTAAAGAACGAACTGCGAGAGCTTACTTACAAGTGTCTCAAGAAGctattgacaatttcaacaatagGATTAGGCAGATATTGATGTCATCAGGCTCAACGACATTCACAAAAGTTGCTGCAAAATGGAACACGGCGTTGATTGCATTAGTGACATATTTCAGAGAGGCTGCTATTGCTACTCCATCGTTATTAGAAGTTTTGATAAAGTGTGAGACCAAGATACAGAATCGAGTCAAGATGGGATTAAACTCCAAAATGCCCACACGATTTCCACCAGCTGTATTCTACACTCCAAAGGAATTGGGAGGTTTAGGGATGCTTAGTGCATCTCATGTCCTTATACCAGAGTCGGATTTAAGATGGTCGAAGCAAACCGATACCGGAATCACTCATTTCAAAGCTGGTATGTCCCATCAAGAAGAGAAGATGATCCCAACGATTTTCAGATATGTTACAACTTGGGAAAATGAGTTTTTAGATTCTCAGAGAGTGTGGGCAGAATACGCAATCAAAAGAGAAGAGGCACTCCAGCAGAACCGCCGTTTGACATTTGAGGACATGGAAGGAAATTGGGATAGGGGAATTCCTAGAATCAGCACtctatttcaaaaagatcGTCACACATTAGCTTATGACAAGGGTCATCGAGTTCGTAGGGAGTTTAAGCATTTTAGTACTGGCCGGTTTAACCCATTTGCTTGGACAAATAATCATCACGATGGAAAATTATGGAATCTTAATGCTTACAGAACTGATGTAATTCAAGCATTGGGGGGTATAGAGACCATCTTGGAACACACTTTGTTCAAAGGTACTGGTTTTGATTCATGGGAAGGTTTGTTTTGGGAAAAAGCTTCTGGGTTTGAAGATTCGTTGaagttcaagaaattgaccAATGCCCAGAGATCCGGTTTGAgtcaaattccaaatcGTCGTTTTACGTTATGGTGGTCTCCTACGATTAACAGAGCCAATGTTTACGTTGGGTTCTTAGTTCAGTTAGATTTGACTGGTATTTTCCTCCACGGTAAAATTCctactttgaaaatttcattgaTACAGATATTCCGTGCCCACCTTTGGCAGAAAATACACGAAAGTGTTGTACAAGATTTATGTCAAGTTCTTGATAAGGAATTGGAAGTTTTGCAGATTGATAATGTGGAGAAACAGGCAATTCATCCACGTAAGTCATATAGAATGAATTCGTCAACAGCCGATATTGTGCTTACAAGTACCTACAAGTGGAATGTTTCAAAGCCGTCGCTACTCAATGACAAAAATGACGAGATGATTTTACCtgcaaagaaattttggattGATGTGCAACTTCGATATGGTGACTATGACTCACATGATATATCTAGGTACGTACGATCAAAGTACCTTGATTATACAACAGACGGAACAAGCTCATATCCTTCTCCAACTGGTATAATAATCGCTATAGATTTGGCCTACAACATGTATGATGTTTATGGTAACTGGTTCCCTGGGTTGAAACCATTGATTCATAATGCCATGAGAGAGATTATGAAGGCAAACCCGGCGTTGTACGTGTTGAGAGAGAGAATTAGGAAAGGATTGCAATTGTATCATGCTCAACCACAAGAGGCGTTTTTGAACTCAAACAACTACGCAGAGTTGTTCAACAATGAGACTCAgttgtttattgatgatacCAACGTTTACCGAGTTACAGTACACAAGACCTTTGAAGGGAACCttgcaacaaaaccaattaATGGGTGTGTATTTATTTTAAACCCCAAAACTGGacaattgtatttgagGATTATCCACACATCTGTTTGGGCTGGTCAAAAACGTTTGAGTCAACTTGCCAAATGGAAAGCAGCAGAAGAGGTGACTGCTTTGATTAAGTCACTTCCTAGAGAAGAGCAACCCAAGCAACTTAttatttcaagaaaagGGATGATGGATCCCCTTGAGGTGCATATGTTGGATTTCccaaatatttcaattcGTCCTTCTGAGTTACACTTGCCATTTGCATCAGTAATGAAGATCGACAAGTTGTCCGACATAGTATTGAAAGCCAATGAGCCTCAGATGgctcttttcaatttttatGATGACTGGCTCACGAGAATTTCCCCATACACTGCATTTTCACGAGtaattttgatattgagaGCATTGGGATTCGATCCCGAAGGGGTTAAGCAAATTATATGGCCAAATAATGATGTAATAACTGAAAGTCATCACATTTGGCCAACTATGACAGATGAGCAGTGGATTGAAGTGGAAAGTAAATTAAGGGATTTGATTCTCGAGGAGTATTCCAAGAAATATAATTTGGATGTGCAGTCATTAACTCAGTCTGAAATCAGGGATTTAATTTTGGGTCAAGATGTAAGGCAATCTACTATTAGACGCCAGGAAATTGCTGAAGTCGAAAAAAGTGGCGGACAAGTGGAGAATAAGGAGATAACAGCTCAAAAATCCACTTCAACCAATATACACGGAGAGCAGATTGTTACTGTGACTACAACCAATTATGAACAGgcaactttttcatcaagaaaTGAGTGGAGAAACCGGGCATTGGCCGCCAACAATCTACATTTGAGAGCGAAGAACATCTATGTCGCTTCAGAAGAATTTGTGGATGACGATTCCTATACCTACGTCATGCCAAAGAATATTTTGCAGAAATTTATTCAAGTTTCAGATTTGAGAATCCAGGTTGGTGCATTTTTGTATGGTAAATCACCCGCAGGACATTCAGAGGTGaaagaaatcaaatgcTTGGTGTTTGTACCTCAGTTGGGAAGCACGAATTCCATTCAATTTCCGAGAACACAGCCTGAATATGAAGGCTATTTGAAGGAGGAGAGTTTGGAACTTTTAGGTTGGATTCATAGCCAATCGCAAGACTTTGATTACATGACTTCTTACGACGTCACTATTCAAAGCAGATTATTGGAGCGTTACGACCCTAGGTTTATTGACATGACAGCTTCATACACGCCAGGTTCTGTTACGCTTTCTGCATTTGAGTTATCAGAAAAAGGTTTTGAGTGGggtaaatcaaataaagACATGATTTCCGACTCACCAgaaggatttgaaaagacaTTCTCTAGAAAAAGCCAGTTGATCATGTCTGATAAAGTTATTGGCACTTATATGGTCCCAGAAGATGAAATTTGGAATTACTTTTTCATGGGTGCAATCTTCAACGCAAATGACATGTACAACTTGAAAGTAGATATTCCCTTGTCATTTTATGATGCTGTACACCGACCAATACATTTCACAAATTTTGCTCAGTTGGAAGTCGGAAATGAAGAGGAGGCAAATCAAGAAGATTTGTTTAGTTAA
- a CDS encoding Cdc23 protein, producing the protein MTDSLDPSDLGSQLINSVQRLNRLNLYQSAKWCAEALNGLSKQESTAGSRPNQLLEEDYSDYDKVLLAQSYFHCKEFDRAAQVLEGCKSGDAKFLRLYATLISIDKRSTEDSDGVINVGSNDANVLDGSGASLNDYTVNDQTRVEGSLNIANSKYMRILTESEEYLSTKEDPFLYYLNGIIYRKKKKTQTAQKNLYQSLVLFPFNWSCWRELIDSFITYEEAQSFIQKVKKKNESFASTVMFQFFEMVVLQESHQSSSRLFELVNNLSSLFPSFTFIKVQQFLIAYHNLDYYQAESIFDHILIEDPSRLEDLDTYSNMLYVMEKKSKLSYLAQYASQVDRFRPETCCVLANYYSMKSEHEKAIMYYKRALILNKDCLSAWTLMGHEFVELKNSHAAIESYRRAVDTNPKDFRAWYGLGQAYEVLDMHLYALYYYQRATNLQPSDKRMWQAIGNCYEKIDQLEDAIKSFEKALTIGKLSPAGNGEYPHDTTITSADLNVHHIEDSEEFVEPHICYRLAILLEKLDNVEDTFKYMRLCFSQEAEWGVSDETSKARLWLARKALDNGKFSEAYELAKNLNNSNVHDVEEARAIARDARNRMKK; encoded by the coding sequence ATGACAGACCTGCTAGATCCATCCGACTTGGGGTCTCAGTTAATAAATTCAGTACAACGATTGAATAGACTCAACCTCTATCAATCTGCAAAATGGTGTGCGGAAGCATTAAATGGACTATCCAAACAGGAATCAACAGCAGGAAGTAGACCTAATCAATTACTAGAAGAAGACTATAGTGACTATGACAAGGTTCTACTAGCTCAATCTTATTTCCACTGCAAAGAATTCGACAGGGCAGCACAAGTCTTGGAGGGTTGTAAAAGTGGAGATGCAAAGTTTCTACGCTTGTACGCAACgttaatttcaattgataagCGGTCTACGGAAGATAGCGATGGGGTAATAAATGTTGGATCTAATGATGCTAATGTCCTTGATGGGAGTGGAGCTAGTCTTAACGATTATACTGTCAACGATCAAACTAGAGTGGAAGGAAGTCTTAATATAGCGAATTCTAAATACATGAGAATACTCACAGAGTCAGAGGAGTATTTGTCCACCAAGGAGGACCCTTTCCTTTATTACTTGAATGGAATCATTTACcggaaaaagaagaagacgCAAACAGCTCAAAAAAACTTGTACCAGTCATTGGTGCTTTTCCCGTTCAACTGGTCATGTTGGAGAGAGCTAATAGATTCATTTATAACATACGAAGAAGCACAGAGTTTTATTCAAAAggtgaagaaaaagaacgAATCATTTGCTAGCACCGTtatgtttcaattttttgaaatggttGTTCTTCAAGAATCGCATCAAAGTCTGAGTAGATTATTCGAATTGGTAAACAATTTACTGAGTCTTTTCCCAAGCTTTACTTTTATCAAAGTTCAGCAGTTTCTTATTGCATACCACAATTTAGACTATTATCAAGCAGAATCGATTTTTGATCACATATTGATTGAGGACCCTTCGAGGTTGGAGGATCTTGACACCTACTCGAACATGTTGTATGTGATGgagaagaaatcaaaattgtcGTACCTAGCCCAATATGCATCCCAAGTGGACAGGTTTAGGCCTGAGACTTGTTGTGTTTTGGCAAACTATTATTCCATGAAGAGTGAACATGAAAAAGCAATCATGTATTACAAACGTGCATTAATATTGAATAAAGATTGCTTAAGTGCTTGGACTCTTATGGGAcatgaatttgttgaattgaaaaactctCACGCAGCTATTGAATCATACAGACGGGCAGTTGACACAAACCCCAAAGATTTCCGTGCTTGGTATGGACTCGGTCAAGCTTATGAAGTTTTGGATATGCATTTATATGCTCTCTACTATTATCAAAGAGCTACAAACTTGCAACCACTGGATAAGCGAATGTGGCAGGCAATCGGGAATTGTTACGAGAAAATAGATCAATTGGAGGATGCTATAAAATCGTTCGAAAAGGCATTGACTATTGGCAAATTGTCCCCTGCTGGAAATGGTGAGTACCCACATGACACCACTATTACGTCTGCTGATTTAAACGTGCATCATATTGAGGATCTGGAGGAATTCGTTGAACCTCATATTTGTTACCGTTTAGCTATActattggaaaagttggATAATGTTGAGGATACCTTTAAGTACATGAGATTGTGTTTTTCGCAAGAAGCTGAATGGGGTGTGAGTGATGAAACTTCAAAAGCTAGATTATGGCTTGCGAGGAAAGCTTTGGACAACGGAAAATTTTCAGAAGCTTATGAGTTGgccaaaaatttgaataacaGTAATGTGCATGATGTCGAAGAAGCTAGGGCGATAGCACGCGATGCCAGAAATCGAATGAAGAAGTGA
- a CDS encoding mitochondrial membrane protein yields the protein MASTAQHASKFTRFLNSETGPRTVHFWAPVFKWALVIAGINDLQRPVEKLSGTQQIALFATGAIWTRWAGFVIKPRNPLLASVNFFLGAVAGYQLIRIVNYRRDVGDSPMQVFKYIIKGDPTKQKEQAPPVSIENK from the coding sequence ATGGCCTCCACAGCACAACATGCTTCCAAGTTTACTCGTTTTTTAAACTCCGAAACTGGTCCCAGAACAGTGCATTTTTGGGCACCTGTATTCAAATGGGCATTGGTCATTGCCGGTATAAATGATTTACAAAGACCAGTTGAGAAATTAAGTGGTACTCAACAAATTGCATTATTTGCTACTGGGGCTATATGGACAAGATGGGCTGGGTTTGTTATCAAACCAAGAAACCCTTTGTTGGCTTCtgtcaatttctttttgggtGCAGTTGCTGGTTATCAGTTGATTAGAATTGTTAATTACAGACGTGACGTGGGAGACTCGCCAATGCAAGTGTTCAAATACATTATAAAGGGTGACCCAACAAAGCAAAAAGAGCAAGCCCCACCAGTATCTATTGAGAATAAATAA